One Mycolicibacterium fortuitum subsp. fortuitum genomic window carries:
- a CDS encoding PPE domain-containing protein, which translates to MGAGEQPLGWTSSDMKASAQKCSTPSPKGPKSPPAPDGLEITAAAIEQLKTSAERLVETLDAGDQEGRRIAFALNAAANAFDKVVQEQQQVFDAQMNGGSGTPASAGPVVPDLNGMEPVPTIRCFGFPASADWDFFTSWESAARTIHSGPGADALQNFADQWRDLCGKLKTHQINFAGHTGLESGTAAEACGTAMGRLQTWWDNMGDEATRLGAEAQKLASAHRTLVDNHPTMADVENFHQTSWLNPLEKSAKWAWFQARSEAALREYANSTDLMEIRPGKPPSIGGLPAVSPGDVPNRPTDSIPETNAGPNDSKTPSDGAPSTSRSSVPSVSPASAGPSSGEQSSGSPSGGSPSGGGSPSGGGSPSSGGSPAGSGMPSGMPEGMPEMPGLDDPSLKPASAGGGGGGMGGGGMGAGPLGPAVGAETVAASPAGARGGGGPAAAPGGGGMGGMGGGMGGMGGGHGQQGKEKRRDPKLAEDEDLYIEDRAYTEGVIGRRARRDVKDSKQ; encoded by the coding sequence ATGGGCGCAGGTGAGCAACCACTGGGTTGGACCTCGTCGGATATGAAGGCCAGTGCTCAAAAGTGTTCGACGCCTTCCCCTAAAGGGCCGAAAAGCCCGCCGGCGCCGGATGGGCTGGAGATCACGGCGGCGGCGATAGAGCAACTAAAAACGTCTGCCGAGAGGTTGGTCGAAACCCTCGACGCGGGCGACCAGGAGGGGCGGCGCATCGCTTTCGCCCTCAATGCCGCGGCCAATGCTTTCGACAAGGTCGTCCAAGAACAGCAACAGGTTTTTGACGCGCAAATGAATGGTGGCAGTGGTACGCCGGCATCCGCCGGACCGGTCGTTCCCGACCTGAACGGAATGGAACCGGTGCCGACGATCCGCTGCTTTGGTTTTCCGGCTTCGGCAGACTGGGATTTCTTCACGAGCTGGGAATCTGCGGCGCGAACGATTCATAGTGGGCCTGGGGCGGATGCGCTACAGAATTTCGCAGATCAATGGCGCGACCTGTGCGGCAAGCTCAAGACCCATCAGATCAATTTCGCTGGTCACACCGGTCTTGAATCGGGCACCGCCGCGGAAGCATGCGGCACTGCGATGGGCCGCCTGCAGACATGGTGGGACAACATGGGTGACGAAGCAACACGGTTGGGCGCCGAAGCTCAAAAGTTGGCCTCGGCACACAGAACATTGGTCGATAACCATCCGACAATGGCGGACGTGGAGAATTTCCACCAGACTAGCTGGCTTAACCCATTGGAGAAATCCGCAAAGTGGGCCTGGTTTCAAGCAAGGTCAGAAGCGGCGCTGCGGGAATACGCAAATAGCACCGACCTCATGGAAATACGGCCAGGAAAGCCACCGTCAATTGGAGGGTTGCCGGCAGTCAGCCCCGGTGATGTTCCAAACCGGCCCACGGACTCGATCCCCGAAACAAACGCCGGCCCGAACGACAGCAAGACCCCATCCGACGGCGCCCCGTCGACCAGTCGAAGCTCGGTCCCCTCAGTGTCGCCCGCCAGCGCCGGGCCGTCATCCGGTGAGCAGTCTTCAGGTTCGCCCAGCGGCGGCTCTCCCAGCGGTGGCGGTTCACCCTCCGGTGGCGGTTCGCCCTCGAGTGGTGGTTCACCGGCAGGCAGTGGCATGCCCTCTGGGATGCCTGAAGGTATGCCCGAAATGCCGGGGCTCGACGATCCCAGCCTCAAGCCGGCCAGCGCAGGCGGCGGCGGTGGCGGTATGGGCGGTGGCGGAATGGGTGCGGGGCCGCTTGGCCCTGCCGTCGGTGCGGAAACCGTCGCGGCCTCCCCAGCAGGTGCCCGAGGCGGCGGCGGACCGGCTGCAGCACCCGGCGGTGGTGGCATGGGTGGCATGGGCGGCGGCATGGGTGGCATGGGCGGTGGCCACGGCCAGCAGGGCAAGGAGAAGCGCCGCGATCCCAAACTCGCCGAAGACGAGGACCTCTACATCGAGGACCGTGCCTACACCGAGGGCGTCATCGGTCGCCGTGCACGTCGAGACGTCAAGGACAGCAAGCAGTAG
- a CDS encoding prolyl oligopeptidase family serine peptidase, which translates to MAEDPYLWLEDITGDDALAWVRAHNEPTIAQLSGERFETMRADVLEILDTDARIPYPGRRGEYLYNFWRDEANPRGLWRRTTLESYRTDDPEWDVILDLDELARVEDENWVWAGPEVIEPDHTLAMISLSRGGADATVVREFDMRTREFVADGFELPEAKSSVSWEDEDTLLVCTDFGEGSMTESGYPRIAKRWRRGQSLADAETVYEAEPTDVRVIASIDRTPSFEHTRLGRYTDFYHRIRYEVRDGELIELQVPTDSSLSLHREWLLISLRTDWQAGDVTYPAGALLGTRFDDFLDGTADLAMVYQPDEHSSLASVQWTKDKLILVTLRDVASHVEVVTPGTWERRDAPDIPPATDTIVVDIDHLGDEVFYNSSGFTTPSRLLYGTAGGPLVEVKSAPAFYDATGIDVEQFFATSEDGTKIPYFVVGRRDKPSPTYLYGYGGFQNSLTPGYIGGIGRAWLERGGTYVQANIRGGGEYGPDWHKQAMRENRHLVYEDFAAVAADLVRRGITTVEQLGASGGSNGGLLMGVMLTRYPELFGALVCSVPLLDMKRFHLLLAGASWVAEYGNPDDPADWEFMSKYSPYQNISKDAKYPPILITTSTRDDRVHPGHARKMTAALEAAGHRVLYYENIEGGHGGAADNKQAAFKAALTYEFLWQTLGS; encoded by the coding sequence GTGGCTGAGGACCCCTATCTGTGGCTTGAGGACATCACCGGCGACGACGCGTTGGCGTGGGTGCGGGCACACAACGAGCCGACGATCGCCCAGTTGAGCGGTGAACGTTTCGAGACGATGCGCGCCGACGTGCTGGAGATCCTCGACACCGACGCGCGGATTCCCTATCCGGGCCGGCGCGGGGAGTACCTGTACAACTTCTGGCGCGACGAGGCGAACCCCCGCGGCCTGTGGCGCCGCACCACGCTGGAGAGCTACCGCACCGACGATCCGGAATGGGACGTGATCCTCGACCTGGACGAGCTGGCCCGCGTCGAGGACGAGAATTGGGTGTGGGCCGGGCCCGAGGTGATCGAGCCGGATCACACGTTGGCGATGATCAGCCTGTCCCGCGGCGGCGCCGACGCCACCGTGGTGCGCGAGTTCGACATGCGGACAAGGGAGTTCGTTGCCGACGGGTTCGAACTACCCGAGGCCAAGTCCTCGGTGTCCTGGGAGGACGAGGACACCCTGCTGGTGTGCACGGACTTCGGTGAGGGCTCGATGACCGAGTCGGGTTATCCGCGGATCGCCAAGCGCTGGCGACGAGGACAATCGCTGGCCGACGCCGAGACGGTGTACGAGGCGGAGCCGACCGATGTCCGGGTGATCGCCTCGATCGACCGGACGCCGAGCTTCGAGCACACCCGGCTGGGCCGTTACACCGACTTCTACCACCGTATCCGCTACGAGGTGCGTGACGGCGAGCTGATCGAACTGCAGGTGCCGACCGACTCGTCGCTGTCACTGCACCGCGAGTGGCTGCTGATCTCCCTGCGGACCGACTGGCAGGCGGGGGATGTCACCTACCCGGCCGGTGCGCTGCTGGGCACGAGGTTCGACGATTTCCTCGACGGCACAGCCGATCTCGCGATGGTCTACCAACCCGACGAGCACAGCAGCCTGGCCAGTGTGCAGTGGACCAAAGACAAGCTGATCCTCGTCACGCTTCGGGACGTCGCCAGCCACGTCGAGGTCGTCACTCCCGGAACATGGGAGCGCAGGGACGCACCGGACATTCCGCCGGCGACGGACACCATCGTCGTCGACATCGATCACCTCGGCGACGAGGTGTTCTACAACTCAAGCGGATTCACCACCCCGTCGCGGCTGCTGTACGGCACCGCGGGCGGCCCGCTGGTCGAGGTGAAGTCCGCACCGGCCTTCTATGACGCGACCGGCATCGACGTCGAACAGTTCTTCGCCACCTCCGAGGACGGCACCAAGATTCCGTATTTCGTGGTGGGACGTCGCGACAAGCCGAGCCCGACGTACCTCTACGGTTACGGCGGCTTCCAGAACTCGTTGACCCCGGGCTATATCGGCGGGATCGGCCGGGCATGGCTGGAACGCGGCGGTACCTACGTACAGGCCAATATCCGCGGGGGCGGAGAGTACGGCCCCGATTGGCACAAGCAGGCGATGCGGGAGAACCGGCATTTGGTGTACGAGGATTTCGCTGCGGTGGCGGCGGACCTGGTGCGCCGTGGCATCACCACGGTCGAGCAGCTCGGCGCCTCTGGCGGTAGCAACGGCGGGCTGCTGATGGGCGTGATGCTGACCCGCTACCCGGAACTGTTCGGGGCACTGGTCTGCAGCGTGCCGCTGTTGGACATGAAGCGCTTCCACCTGTTGCTCGCGGGTGCGTCGTGGGTGGCCGAATACGGCAATCCCGACGATCCGGCCGACTGGGAGTTCATGTCGAAATACTCTCCGTACCAGAACATTTCGAAGGACGCGAAGTATCCCCCGATCCTGATCACCACCTCGACCCGCGATGACCGGGTGCACCCTGGGCACGCCAGGAAGATGACGGCTGCGCTGGAAGCGGCCGGGCACCGGGTGCTGTACTACGAGAACATCGAGGGTGGCCACGGCGGTGCGGCCGACAACAAGCAGGCCGCTTTCAAGGCCGCGCTCACATACGAGTTCCTCTGGCAGACGCTGGGCAGCTAG
- a CDS encoding neutral zinc metallopeptidase, which translates to MLIGSAVAVVAVLALVATAVWVFNKRGSTTASEPVSPAVAVPTTESPSAPTYTATTTPPTTTTTRALPLPTGEAALGQNRLYANFDAGLAKQPCNPTGWPSDAVAAKIFYETSLQCLNTAWKPFVTAAGFEFRPAKLSIPTATVVTNPCNTYEVGPGRNPALYCGTDETIYMPLVGMPADKYGDQAVIYLAMLAHEYGHHIQALTGTSGEEYKQAQALGEQSAEGLELSRRLELQAQCLSGMFVGSIVETGGRFTVADYQIALDDNATRGDWDPSAPRDHGSKAHFGGWWDQGYRLNKIGECNTWLSPASDVS; encoded by the coding sequence GTGCTGATCGGTTCGGCTGTGGCCGTCGTCGCGGTGCTCGCGCTCGTCGCAACGGCCGTCTGGGTGTTCAACAAACGCGGCAGCACCACCGCCAGCGAGCCGGTCAGCCCCGCAGTCGCAGTCCCCACCACCGAGTCCCCGTCGGCGCCGACCTACACCGCCACCACGACGCCGCCAACAACCACCACCACCCGAGCTCTGCCCCTCCCCACCGGTGAAGCGGCGCTGGGACAAAACCGGCTCTATGCCAACTTCGACGCCGGCCTCGCCAAACAACCATGCAATCCGACCGGCTGGCCCAGCGACGCCGTGGCCGCCAAAATCTTCTACGAGACCTCGCTGCAGTGTCTGAACACCGCCTGGAAACCCTTCGTAACAGCCGCAGGTTTCGAATTCCGTCCGGCCAAACTGTCAATACCAACGGCCACTGTCGTTACCAACCCGTGCAACACGTACGAGGTGGGGCCCGGCCGCAATCCAGCCCTTTACTGCGGCACCGACGAAACCATCTACATGCCCCTGGTCGGAATGCCCGCAGACAAATACGGCGACCAGGCTGTCATCTATCTTGCGATGCTGGCCCATGAGTACGGCCACCACATCCAAGCCCTCACCGGCACCTCCGGTGAGGAATACAAGCAGGCGCAAGCCCTGGGCGAGCAGTCCGCAGAAGGCCTTGAACTGTCACGCCGCCTGGAATTGCAGGCGCAGTGCCTCTCTGGCATGTTCGTCGGCTCGATCGTCGAGACGGGCGGCCGATTCACCGTGGCCGACTATCAAATAGCGCTGGACGACAACGCCACCCGTGGTGATTGGGATCCGAGTGCTCCGCGCGACCATGGGTCGAAGGCACACTTCGGTGGCTGGTGGGATCAGGGCTACCGTCTGAACAAGATCGGCGAGTGCAACACCTGGCTCTCCCCTGCCAGCGACGTGTCGTAG